In Marisediminicola antarctica, one DNA window encodes the following:
- the manD gene encoding D-mannonate dehydratase ManD: MKIDKAEVIVTSPDRNFVTLKLTTVDGITGLGDATLNGRELAVVAYLKEHVAPLLIGRDAHNIEDTWQFLYRSAYWRRGPVTMAAIAAVDVALWDIKAKTAGMPLYQLLGGASRTGLLAYGHASGKSNEELFDSVREHQEEGYKAIRIQTGVPGLKSIYGIASNATFEANTGVRYDHEPAQRGAFPAEEDWDTRSYLRHVPTVFEAVRNEFGPEVPLLHDGHHRMTPIQAAQLGKSLEPYDLFWLEDCTPAENPEALRLVRQHTTTPLAIGEIFNTVWDYQQIIREQLIDYVRSAVTHTGGITHLRKVLDYASQYQIKSGMHGPTDISPVGMAAAMHLGMAIHNFGIQEYMAHGEKTNQVFEQSFTWNDGMLHPGNKPGLGVELNLDEAGKYPYETAYLPYNRLADGTVHDW, from the coding sequence ATGAAGATCGACAAGGCCGAAGTTATCGTCACCAGCCCGGACCGCAATTTCGTGACGCTGAAACTCACAACGGTGGACGGGATCACCGGCCTGGGGGACGCGACCCTCAACGGCCGCGAACTCGCCGTCGTGGCGTATCTGAAGGAGCATGTCGCCCCGCTGCTGATCGGGCGCGACGCCCACAACATCGAGGACACCTGGCAGTTCTTGTACCGGAGTGCGTATTGGCGTCGCGGCCCGGTGACGATGGCCGCGATCGCGGCGGTGGATGTTGCGCTCTGGGATATCAAGGCGAAGACGGCCGGGATGCCGTTGTACCAGCTGCTGGGTGGGGCATCGCGGACGGGCCTGCTGGCCTATGGGCACGCATCGGGGAAGTCCAACGAGGAGCTGTTCGACAGTGTGCGCGAGCACCAGGAGGAGGGCTACAAGGCGATCCGCATCCAGACCGGGGTGCCCGGACTGAAGTCGATCTACGGGATCGCGTCGAACGCCACGTTCGAGGCCAACACCGGTGTGCGGTACGACCACGAGCCGGCCCAGCGGGGTGCGTTCCCGGCCGAGGAGGACTGGGACACCCGCAGCTACCTTCGGCACGTGCCGACGGTGTTCGAGGCGGTGCGCAACGAATTCGGTCCGGAGGTTCCGTTGCTGCATGACGGGCACCACCGGATGACCCCGATCCAGGCGGCTCAGCTGGGCAAATCGCTGGAGCCGTACGACCTGTTCTGGCTCGAGGACTGCACCCCGGCGGAAAATCCTGAGGCACTGCGACTCGTGCGTCAGCACACCACGACTCCGCTCGCGATCGGGGAGATCTTCAACACGGTGTGGGACTACCAGCAGATCATCCGGGAGCAGCTCATTGACTACGTGCGCAGTGCCGTGACCCACACCGGTGGGATCACCCACCTGCGCAAGGTGCTCGACTATGCCTCGCAGTACCAGATCAAGTCGGGCATGCATGGGCCCACCGACATCTCCCCGGTCGGCATGGCGGCCGCGATGCACCTCGGAATGGCGATCCACAACTTCGGAATTCAGGAGTACATGGCGCACGGAGAGAAGACCAACCAGGTCTTCGAGCAGTCATTCACCTGGAACGATGGCATGCTACACCCGGGCAACAAGCCCGGTCTCGGTGTCGAGCTCAATCTCGACGAGGCCGGCAAGTACCCATACGAGACGGCGTACCTGCCCTACAACCGGCTCGCCGACGGCACGGTGCACGACTGGTGA
- a CDS encoding putative quinol monooxygenase, translating to MTNPIVVTAVFFPAPGQHDAVVAAISPAIAAVHAEPGCLLYALHNAQDGSIVMVEKWESAELLDAHGAGDAVANLTASLAGMLERPVDVTRLVPIPAGTAEQGQL from the coding sequence ATGACCAACCCCATCGTCGTCACCGCCGTATTCTTCCCCGCCCCCGGCCAGCACGACGCCGTCGTCGCGGCGATTTCGCCGGCGATCGCCGCGGTTCACGCGGAGCCCGGATGCCTGCTCTACGCCCTCCACAATGCGCAGGACGGCTCGATCGTCATGGTCGAAAAATGGGAGTCGGCCGAGCTCCTAGATGCGCACGGGGCCGGTGACGCCGTCGCGAACCTCACCGCGTCGCTCGCCGGAATGCTCGAGCGGCCCGTCGACGTGACCCGCCTCGTTCCCATCCCCGCGGGCACGGCCGAGCAGGGACAGCTGTAG
- a CDS encoding 50S ribosomal protein L25/general stress protein Ctc, whose product MAEKKIDTTIVAEVRESFGKGAARKMRVLGKIPAVVYGHGTEPQHLALPGHQVALLLRRKNAVLEIKVNGKTQLALVKDVQKDPVKAIIEHIDLIVIRKGEKVIVDISVHVEGESYPGTIANLESATISVEAEATHIPESVVVNIEGFEDGTQIHASDLELPAGSTLVTDPETLVINIVIPAEVDLGEDEDEVEAAEGDEATESTEAAE is encoded by the coding sequence ATGGCTGAGAAGAAAATCGACACCACCATCGTCGCCGAAGTGCGCGAATCGTTCGGCAAGGGCGCGGCCCGCAAGATGCGCGTGCTGGGTAAGATCCCGGCTGTCGTCTATGGACACGGCACCGAGCCGCAGCACCTTGCGCTTCCCGGCCACCAGGTCGCCCTTCTGCTCCGCAGGAAGAACGCCGTGCTTGAAATCAAGGTCAACGGCAAGACCCAACTCGCGCTCGTCAAGGACGTGCAGAAGGACCCGGTCAAGGCGATCATCGAGCACATCGACCTCATCGTCATCCGCAAGGGTGAGAAGGTCATCGTCGACATCTCCGTGCACGTCGAGGGCGAGTCTTACCCGGGCACGATCGCGAACCTCGAGTCTGCCACGATCTCGGTCGAGGCCGAGGCGACCCACATCCCCGAGAGCGTCGTCGTGAACATCGAAGGCTTCGAGGACGGCACCCAGATTCACGCGAGCGACCTCGAGCTGCCCGCCGGCTCGACTCTCGTGACCGACCCCGAGACGCTCGTCATCAACATCGTCATCCCTGCCGAGGTCGACCTCGGCGAGGACGAGGACGAGGTCGAGGCTGCCGAGGGCGACGAGGCGACCGAGTCCACCGAGGCTGCGGAGTAA